The following coding sequences lie in one Phaenicophaeus curvirostris isolate KB17595 chromosome 5, BPBGC_Pcur_1.0, whole genome shotgun sequence genomic window:
- the LOC138720618 gene encoding SITS-binding protein-like, whose protein sequence is MPLARPTRQIPDAAWTSGIREMTEPWKGALGCLGVAVFFAMTIGIISWQALEQPSEEWVLRGQASGLLWERRRGALLLRALPTGRTVAAIAVAGVPAAEPPPPRDRCWHDGGQFCYAWEEDAELRLSLEPSPAPGTECYGVRWTPLRPDVALKDCFSMANISWYGGASVLAQRWPLNGAESHAQPFVSGDFSKNPAGYGPVLERYFLGSTGVTVTVAPDVPLFLSLESERHFCLETPAGRAAEPLRYLLCLSPDVAVAQRHVGSRLAGRARALPDTALLGAPIWRYHGPVGSAAKIKRGLRALAKRLKRHHLPEGVLALGERGTAVLAAADDMPPQRKKRHEVARTWDPAPLQLSITLSPYASIASPLFLRSLRDGDAASPWLSLQPRTGSCAVPLLTAWKGRLCARLNVTSEAALSWYLARARHLRQALGAAYVVFEGAEGNAFLEQDVRPPAELEGDGYTEALAAALATLGNATIISAGARSSHLPLFVQMSPLRSDWSHAGLKGLVPSVLHYSLLGYNFFIPDAVGGSLASDAAADTELYVRWLQIVTFLPVMAFSTPPWLCCDAWVLNLTQQFIQRHRDFVVPLLVKYSEEWLSLGHPIFRPVWWLSPTDPTAFTIEDEFLIGDEVLVAPITEKGQTWRDIYLPGAGHLWMDTNTARVFGAGTVLRNFSASLAEVPVFVKTS, encoded by the exons ATGCCCCTCGCCCGCCCCACCCGCCAGATCCCCGATGCCGCGTGGACCTCGGGCATCAGGGAGATGACGGAGCCCTGGAAAGGCGCCCTCGGCTGCCTCGGCGTGGCCGTCTTCTTCGCCATGACCATCGGCATCATCTCGTGGCAGGCGCTGGAGCAGCCGTCGGAGGAGTGGGTGCTGCGTGGCCAGGCCAGCGGGCTGCTGTGGGAGCGCCGGCGCGGGGCCCTGCTGCTGCGGGCGCTGCCCACGGGGCGCACGGTGGCGGCGATCGCCGTGGCTGGCGTGCCGGCCGCCGAGCCGCCTCCGCCGCGGGATCGCTGCTGGCACGACGGAGGGCAGTTCTGCTACGCCTGGGAGGAGGACGCCGAGCTCCGGCTCTCCCTCGAGCCCTCGCCGGCCCCCGGCACCGAGTGTTACGGCGTCCGCTGGACCCCGCTGCGCCCCGACGTGGCGCTGAAG GATTGCTTCTCCATGGCCAACATCTCCTGGTACGGAGGGGCGAGCGTCCTCGCCCAGCGCTGGCCGCTCAACGGCGCCGAGAGCCACGCGCAGCCCTTCGTCAGCGGGGACTTCAGCAAAAACCCCGCCGGCTACGGGCCCGTTCTGGAGAGATACTTCTTGGGCTCCACAG GGGTGACGGTGACGGTGGCCCCCGATGTgcccctcttcctctctctggAGAGCGAGAGGCACTTCTGCCTGGAGACGCCGGCGGGGCGAGCGGCCGAGCCCCTGCGCTACCTGCTCTGCCTCAGCCCCGACGTCGCGGTCGCCCAGCGGCACGTGGGCAGCCGGCtggcggggcgggcgcgggcGCTGCCGGACACGGCTCTCCTGGG GGCTCCGATCTGGCGCTACCACGGCCCGGTGGGCTCGGCTGCCAAAATAAAGCGAGGTTTGAGGGCGCTGGCCAAGAGATTGAAGCGGCATCACCTCCCGGAGGGCGTCCTGGCCCTGGGGGAGCGCGGCACCGCTGTCCTGGCCGCTGCG GATGACATGCCTCCCCAGCGGAAGAAAAGGCACGAGGTGGCTCGTACCTGGGACCCAGCCCCGCTGCAGCTCTCCATCACGCTGTCCCCGTACGCCAGCATCGCCTCCCCGCTCTTCCTGCGCTCGCTGCGGGACGGAGACGCTGCGAGCCCCTGGCTGAGCCTGCAGCCCCGCACGGGGAGCTGTGCG GTCCCTCTGCTGACCGCCTGGAAGGGGCGGCTTTGCGCCCGCCTCAACGTCACCAGTGAGGCGGCGCTGAGCTGGTACCTGGCGCGTGCCCGGCACCTGCGGCAGGCGCTGGGAGCCGCCTACGTGGTCTTCGAGGGCGCCGAGGGCAACGCCTTCCTGGAGCAAGACGTCCGACCTCCCGCCGAGCTGGAGGGCGATGGGTACACCGAGGCGCTGGCGGCAGCGCTGGCGACGCTGGGAAATGCCACCATCATCAGCGCCGGCGCCAG ATCCAGCCACCTCCCGCTCTTCGTGCAGATGAGCCCCCTGCGCTCGGACTGGAGCCACGCGGGGCTGAAGGGGCTTGTTCCCTCCGTGCTGCACTACAGCCTCCTGGGCTACAACTTCTTCATTCCCGATGCAGTGG GAGGGAGCCTGGCCAGCGATGCCGCAGCAGACACGGAGCTGTACGTGCGGTGGCTGCAGATCGTGACGTTTCTCCCCGTGATGGCCTTCAGCACACCACCCTGGCTCTGCTGCGACGCCTGG GTCCTGAACCTCACCCAGCAATTCATACAGAGGCACCGGGACTTCGTTGTGCCGCTCCTCGTAAAATACAGCGAGGAATGGCTCAGTCTGGGGCACCCCATCTTCCGCCCAGTGTGGTGGCTCAGTCCCACAGACCCAACCGCTTTTACCATAGAGGATGAATTTCTTATTGGGGATGAG GTCCTGGTTGCTCCCATAACAGAAAAAGGTCAAACGTGGCGAGACATCTAcctgcctggagcagggcaCCTGTGGATGGACACCAACACCGCCCGCGTGTTCGGCGCAGGCACCGTCCTCAGGAATTTCTCTGCCAGCCTCGCAGAGGTGCCAGTGTTTGTCAAAACCTCCTGA